One Sparus aurata chromosome 23, fSpaAur1.1, whole genome shotgun sequence genomic window, TACTGCAACATGACACCCAGGCGGACATGCTAATTTGCACCCTTTTTCCAATGCAATGCTATAAGATGTGTGGAAGTTAAACGCGGCGGCACACAAATGGCTTTCCTTTCGTCTCGGCTCAAGCAGTGCTTGAACTTTGTTGAGTCAGTGTTGAATTGAAAGAGGTAAACTCATTTACtggcaaaaggaaaaaagtcaTTCACCTATTATGAGCAGGGTTTAAAGGCCTGCACATATGTGCTCATTTGGGCACAAAAATTGCATTGTTGAGGTTTGTTTATTATCAATTCAGGCAGGCAAACTCTTAAATGTGATCAACAATCATTCTCATGTAATTCACTGTAATCTGAACAGATAAAAACTCTGCAATCCACTCATATGCACGACCTGGTTGAAACTAATAACTGCAACGAGTTTGCAGGTATGTGAATTTCAGTTCTAAATGTCATCCTTGTAAATCATTGTCAGTCAAAGCTTcattcagaaaagaaaaatgtggcaGCACGCCTGGTTTATCTTGAGCACTGATGAGAATGCTGTGCGGTAGCAAACACcaccaaaacacaaccacagtcTTTGTGTTGTGCTGGCAACCTCGACTCGATCGATTGCATATTTTACTGTCACGTTTGACCCACGACCAGTCTGTCAGAATGAAAAACGACATCTTGAAACAgagtaaacacaacactgagtGTGCTTTTGGCTGTCCTCTGTGATATTCAGGCCAGGGGAGAAAGACAAGGAAGCATGTGGGAAACGTGGGAAGTCTAAGACCTGTCTGACCTGCctgaaaagacaaacaggaaaaataaCTTGTGCACATTCCTTCCTGATGTTCCTGATCATTTGTTTCAAGGACTCTATATTTCTACCATTTACGTCACgattaaagataaaataatttccACTTTCTAACTGTCAAGGCACAGTGTTTATAGCATTGCATCAGACACAATTGCTCCCTCACCTGGACGGTGCTCCAGCCACCCTCATCTTCTGCCACATGTAGTTCAAGAACATGGACGCCTGCAGCAGACGGCCAATCCTCTGCATGTGTCTCTCTGTGGGAGGGAGAAGAGTCAAGACTTAGACATGAAACTTAGGCTGCTATTTCTTACACCTGACCCCAACTCTGCTTAGAGCAACTTCCTTGTATATTGTGCTCATTGCAAAGTgacgttttaaaacaaatttgttTTAAGTGAGATGCTTTACACTGCTTCTTTAGCCACTGTTCATGTCCACTAAGCTCATGTTTTTTATGACTACCTTGATCTCAGTGGCGAATCTGAATTTCTTAGTCtccatttgtgtattttatatatattttgctttACTTGATATTTACTGAATGGCTGGTCTCAAAATAATCCACAGACGTTGTTGTGACCGGTTTCACACTAGAACCATTTTCTTTCTACTCAGATGTAAACATTAGTGGCGCCTTCCTCAGCTGAGCTGTAAGGTCAGCTAGCTTAGTTATCTAGCCTCTCATTGTGTAGGTGAAGACCTCCCATCTGCGTGGTGACACGGAAAGAAAACAGTTCCTCTATAACAACGGCTCACAACAcagtctgtggattatcttgagtaagaGGATCTTGATTTCAGGAAAAGAGatattgctgtttttaaaaatgtattctttttGGCGCTTTGAGTACTGCTAGCTGAGTGCCATCCAGTTCCGCTACATTCAAGAAAGGCGGACATCTTCAGGGCTGATATCTCCAAATCTTGACAAATAGTTTAACAGGCAAGTTAAAAACTGCAGTGTCGCAgatgtacaaaaacacacagttccacaatggattttttttttttttggcaattaTCTGGGCATGTCACCTCATAAAAGATTAATATGAacactctgcattgttttgcaCACGCCCTCTGCTGACCTGTGTATGGGATGAGTCCCTCCAGGTGGGCTCGGGCTCCCTGGtactgcagcagctcctccggTGGAACGTGTGTGAGGAGCACCTGCAGGACGGCCTGAGCATCCTGACAGTTCCTGGCGTTGGTGTTCCAGACCACGCAGTAGCGCAGGAGTGACTCTGCGTGGGGTCCAAAGAGTTGAATGtttggtggaggtggagagggaagAAAGGGAAGAGACTTTATTACTTTCACTGACTacaggcattttttttattacatggCCTGATGAAGTTTCTGTCCTCTGGGATGACTGATGTTGTGTTCGAGTCATTCCCTTATTGAGAAGTCAgcagaatgtgtttatttatccCTCAAAGCTTGTTTACAATGAAGCCAGAGCCTCAGATCCATCGTTTACATATTGATAAACTTGTGTACTTCATATTTCAGTTATGAATCTTTAACCATTCATTATTTTTAGAaaatatctttttctttttatttctgtgttccATCATGATAAAGCTCTCTGATTGACCCGTTACCTTTCTGATCCAGTCGAAGCTTCAGCAACGTCTTCTCCAACAGCTCGCTGCTATCCTCCACCTGTCGGATCGCTACAGGCAGCGTGAGAAGACAACATGTCAGAGACGGCAGACAGTCGGTGATTGAGGTACATTTGGAGGAGTCACTGAGTTTCTTTCCCtcacatacatttttgaaatgatAGAAGGCAGGCATGCTTTAACTAGGGTTGTGGGAATTGGATCTATGTGGCATGTGGAGGTACTGGACTTATTaatgagaatgagaatgagGTGAGAATGTCTATCAATTACCCaaataacagaagaagaaattcagaacaatacagaagtgtgtgtggctgttttttgttctttgtagGTGATAAATTCTGACGAATATCCTAATGGCTAACAGAAAGGACGCTCATTACTGCCCTACCGCAAGAGAAAAACACTGTATAAGCATGAATTGCACAACTGTGATCGAAACCACTGAGCCTTGTCAATACAAAACCAAGAATATTTCTGCCTTTTGTTTAACATGTCTATTGTATGACACATATACTGATCCACCGGCTGCATTATGAATGACGTCCCCACACTTGTAACTTACGACGGATCATCCACCCATCCATTGtttgaaagacaaaaagagacaTAGGCACAGAGATActtagaagaaaaacacaacagtagaAAGACTTAGTAACAGTAACATAAACAATATGTGATATGTCTCAGAAACCACTTCATCATGTTCCACCAGCGATTGTGTTCCCAAAGTACTGATGCACATGATAGCCTTTCAGCTTCActgcatttttgttttgcttgtttcaCCCATCATAGGACAGGACAAAGGAGTGTGACACTGCAAAACTCAAGTGGCTTTAGTGTATACGTTCAAAGTCCTCCTGTGACAGAGCGCAGTGTTGTGCACACATGAACGCTTGAGTTACTACTCAGTTACTACTCTTAAAGAGAGCAGCTGTCCACAATGAGTGTAAGAGGCTGACATGACGACTTGTCAAGTCAACCACAGGTGAAATGATGAAGGACGGAGACATCCTGCTAGCAAAACGCTGAAACCAGACTTGGGAGtttttgttgcatgtcattTTCCCCATCCGTCAAAAAGAGTTTCCGCACAAATTACCTTTGATCACAGTGAGCACAGTGTGAGGCTGGTCCAGCGAGATGGCAAGACCCAGGGCCTTCAGATACTTCTTCTCATGGAGCAGGTTGGACAACTCCTGCTGCCTAAACACGCacagaagaaacacacagatatatGTTCATGCACTCAAACTGGCACCTGAATgcattcaaaaatgtaaataattctCAATGTTTGCTGCAAATGAGCTCAAAAATATCTTAAAACACATAAGTAGTCCTTTAAGGTGCATTCAACTGTGGAAAACTATTACTTTCCCATTAAACATGCAAAAAGtgaaatgtatataaatgtttgttttttcacaaacaATATCTTAAAGGTCTCatattatgttaaatatttacaGGCTTTAATGTTCAGAAATGAATATGGGCTGTGcacttttgatactttcatAATATTCATATAGGACCTTGAACAGCTTAATAATCAAGGGACATGGAAATCTCACATTCTGCAATATGGAATCTTTAAATCAGCTGCATAAATATCTTACCCAAACAAATGTGACAGATTTATTCCTGGAATTTCTTTCATATCAGGTCATAATCAGTCTTTTCTGTCTGTGGTGCTGAGGAAACATACATTTAAGTACGTTTAAGCCATATAATCAATTGTCTGAGCGCTTGTGATCCTTCAgtcttatcagacacacaagCAGCCCTGACCTTCGCCAGGCCTGACCTGTGACCCAGTGCGTCCAACTTGGCCTAACACAGTCTATGTTTGTTCACCAGATAACAGGCAAACAGACATCCTGACGCAACATTGGGGGAAAGGTGGGCCAAAGTCAGGTTCGAGGCCGATTCCTCCAGCATCTCTGAGCACCAGCTAATGACTTTGTTTGTCCACCACTTCAGTCTGGGTGATCAGACGGAGGACGGTTTGCAATCAGATCAGCCTGTGATCAATGTTTCATATCTACATGATAATGTGTGTAACGTCAGACTTTTGTCTTTCCATTCACTGATAAAATGGTCATGGTTATGCCAGCTAGTATGGTCATAGTGCGTTGGTGATAATGTCGAAGCTGATGGCCTCTAACGCGCACCAACGTCACCACGGCGTGTTCCTGCATTCTTCAAAGCAGAGTCGGTCTGAACTGTGAAAAGCGAATTTCTAGCTTACAATAGCATGAGCCATTCGGAGATGCGGTTCAGTAACATATGCAATCACGTTAATCAGAGGAACAGATGACTGATAGCAGAATGTTCCGTTTTCTTTTGCAATTTCATTTAACTTGCGGCGGCGAAATGTTAACGGCAGAACAACCACATCCCTTCCTGCAGCTCTAGGATGACGCCGTCTCTCCACACCCCCCTGCCCACTGTGTAACTTACTTGAGTATCTGATCCTCCTGTTTGGCTTGTTCTTCTGCAAGCTCCACATCAGTCACATCCTAACAGTAGAAAAGACACAACATTTTTAGTGGTTATCCGTGAATCCCTGCTGGCACAAATATCTGCCATTTCCCACCAGGAGAAGGGAGAGGTCAGTCCGAATGAAAAGGTCAACCTAAAAATAACCAGCTAGACGAGGAGTGGATTGAAAATAGATAGTGAGCAAACAACCACCGAGTGCACTGCCAACTGATTGTGAAACCTACTCGGGTGATTtctatttaacctttatttcatttaattaaaacttGTATATATTTCACAGAATTGAGAGAAAATGGCCACTCCAATGGCAATGCAGCGTAATCTTCCCTCCATGTCCTCCGTGTGACAGGCGACCATCAGTCAAAACTACACTCACCAGCCACACGGCGATATTAGAGTCCGCCGAGCCGGTCACCATCTTGTCGTCTTTGCGGCTGCCGTGGAGACCCCACACTTTGTCCTGGTGGGCGTCCAGCGTCTTCACGCACTCGTTGGTCTTTATGGTCCACAGCTTTACTAAACCATCTGAGCCACTGAGGACAGAGCAAGGTTCGGAGAGATGAGTTACAACTGGGAGTCAACTGTTTAACTTACAAACTGATGAGGAGAGAATGTTGCATAATTTCCTGTTAGTGTAAAAccataaaatgtgttgatttctTGAGTACCAATTGTAAAAACCGTGTAGAATAAAGAAGGTGTGCACAAACTTTTGCccaaactgaaacttaatggCAAACACCTACTGTGTTGCAAGGACGCAAAAAGAGTCTGGTAAAAAGATTTGTAttacaatattttcttttattttttggaaTAACATTTCGGCCACTTGAGCCTgcagctttgtttgtttttttattctgtcttATCAGCAAGTGAGACAAATGGTGGTTCTGAGTCTAAGAAATGAATCATGACGATCGGAGATCCGAGGTGACAAGATAAACACACATGAGGGTTTATGAGTTTGGATTTCCTGATGCAGAACAATGTGAAGCTGTTTGGTTTCTCTAGAAACTCTGCACAGTATTTTCACAATGAACCCCTGAATGAACCTGCAatcaaaaataatatttcaacATGCACTTTTATGGAGAAATGCTTCGCGTGAGCGACAGGTGGGGGTTACCTGGTGAGCAGCTGAGTGCCCCGGCTCACAAAGACGACCTTCAACACTGACGCATCGTGACCCTCGAACGtctaaaagaataaaaatttgaaaaacaatcaTGTGATTCTTACTTGTACTGTTACGAAGATATAGCTATAGCTTCAAAACACTTGTCATGTTGCAGATAAGTGTTATCTTGACATTATCAGGTCCAACATACTAGAAAACCACTTGTTGAATTAAAAAGGGAGATATTATGTCACAACATGTCCAgtaagtgtgtcagtgtgaattAAAGCCTTTCACTGATAAAGTAAGGGAACTTTCTGTACATACACAACTAACATACGGCCTCACATATCATACTGTGTGATAGGTGACCCTCTGTGAAGTCCCACCTTGAGGCAGCTGAAGTCCTGCAGGCTCCACAGCTTGGTGGTGCCGTCAGCGGAGGACGTGGCCAGCACCTGGTCGACGGGAGAGAAGCAGACGGCCCAGACGCCACGCCGGTGCCCCCGAAACACCCCCAGCAGGCCCACATTCCCCTCCCCCGCCAGCGACCACAGCTTGGCTGTGCGGTCCTGGGAGCCCGAGGCCAGCAGCTTGTCATTGGGCGACACCGCCACGCTGTTGACGTCCTGGAGGAAGGGCAAGAAAGGGACACCAGGAAATAAGGATCACATAATTGATAAGATTTTAGTAAAAGCAAGTCTGAAGGAGGAAAGACTGTAGGGTGGAGAGGGTGCTGAGAAACTAGATGGACAAGAAAAGAAGGGGGTTGGAGAGAAAACGAGTGAAGCTCCATTTGCTAAACAGATCATCTAAATTCCTCTGACACTTCCTCCAATGTCACCTCACGCAGTTGTGACTGACGTTCTGTCACTGTGTTTGAATCAGATATTTCTGAGGGAATatgacaacaaaagaaaagtgaagcAACCAGGCACTGATGAGGGACAGACCATGGATTGTTGTATCGTACATCTTGAGTGAGGAGCATGTGGGTGTGGCAGGAAACTGTGTTTCCAGAAAAATGCCAACAGTAATCAGTTTCACTTGTGAGCAAATAGCCAGCAGGCATTCTGCACTTCCTTATGAGAAGGATAAGCTTACATAAAACGTGAAAGAAATAGCTGGAGACTGACTCACCTGTGAGTGTTGAAGAGAAAGAgactgaaaatatttatttccgGGCAATGACTAAATAGTCCTATCAAAAGTATGCTGGGGTATAATTAATCCTTGTGATCAGCGGCTTTGTTACACTATTTTAGAGCAACATTTTGTGTAATCTTGAAGATATTCGATGATGTTGTgttataatttaccattttgTGAAACAGTTCTCCTTCAacttcttcctgtttttccaCCACTACTCATAGAACGACTGCGTTTACGCGCATTTAATCAGCCGGGTTGGTCTCAGTTTCTGCATTAACCAGATTTATCTAAATGTTTGTTAATCAATAAACTTGCTCCTGTTATGATGAGGTATCATAAAAACTGCAGACACAGAttaagtaaaagtcctgcaagTATGCAAATATTAtctgaaaaaaatgtacttaaaagtATTGCAAGTAAACGTCCTCAATGCAGAGAAATGCAGGCTCCTGTGACTGTATAGTAATtaatttatcattattaaatataaatagatCATCATTACTCATGCATTACTGCAGATTTGTACTCTTAGATGGTGTTCAACTATTCTGTACAGAAACCAcacactgttttcattgtttgctttGTAAAACGTAAGAATATAAGACAAAAATTCTCCACCACAATTACCCAGAGCTCAAAGTGATACCTTCAAATGTCTCtcatccaaccaacagtccaaaactgtTTGACTTTACTGTAACTATGgccaaagaaaagcagcaaatcctcacatctgAGAAGCtgaaaaatattaacattctgtcaaatttgcatgaaacagaaaagattCAAGTATAGTACCTCAAAGGTGTACTTAAGTGCAGAACTTGAGTTCATGTTTCAGATCAGAAAAGTAAGTTGTATGCTGTGGCAGGCCTACAGCGGGAGCTAACTTGCACTATGAGGAAACAACACTGTACTCTTATTACAAAGCCCTTTTCTCAGTCTGCATCAGTCCATAGCCTTTACCTGATTACAGCCAACTCCGCCTAATTTCTTGTGTAAATGTCAAGAAAGACTATCATCCACTATTCCCAGACAGGAAGGTTATTTGACACCTGTTTTTTCCTTGGAAAGGTGTCAACGTCAGAATGAAGTGGAAACAACGGCAAGCCCTTTCTTCAAATTACCGGAAAGCTTTAAAAGCGAAGCATTGCATGAATCAGATAAATCTCAGATTACAACGAATAGATTCAATGACTCATACTTCTTGCTCTTTTGATTGACAAAGGATCCAACAAAAGATGATGCGATTCTTTGCTGTGTCACCTCTGAATTGCGGTGATGACTTGTTTGTAATTCAGTAAAAAGAGAATCACGATGACACATGCTGATCTTAAAGATGTAAAACACTAGTTGGAAACTTGAAGGTTAATCATAAGTGCAACATTTTTAGCAAAAGCTCTCAAgtctttcttttccaaaatATTTATAGTGACTTCTGGACACAACTTGTCTCTAGTTTGCAATCTAAAgaaatggttttattttgtttgggACTGAATGAATGGTCAGCTGTATTTCTGATATAGTCATGTGACCTTTATGTACAGGGCTCACAGTCGGCACATGttttacagcagaaataaactTTTTCAGAAGGTTGACATGTTGCTAAGAAAACAGTTGTCATGCACACGTGTAAACGGCAATATATCTTTCTGGTACGCTGACCATTAGCTACAAATAGTTGCAGGCTTTTTCCTTCTGTCCTGAAATGTGCTTGTACCTTATCGTGTGCCTTCTCTGTGGCGCGAGGGGTCAGCTGGTGTATGTCTGCCTCGGTCGTAGACAAGTCTGCCGGCAGATCCCACACCTTCACGGTACAGTCCTGACTGCCAGACACTACAAAGGACACTTTCAACCTGGACACAAACATACACGAAGATGGAGGATCATTCCCCaaattccccctttttttttaaacatttaccaCCTTACTCGTTGTCTGTACTGGCGCATGTGATAAGAAAGACTTGTGTGACTGCAGGGGTTTTACCTGGAGCAGCTGATGGTGCCCACAGCATTAGTGTGGCTGGAGCCCTGGGCCACACAGTGCACCTGACCACTGTCGCTGTCCATCTGCCACACACGCACTGACCTGTCCTAAAGACGCAACAAACAGAtattaatttaaatgtgttgaaacAGAGTCTTTGCAGAACAGCTGATGGGCTGAGATTTATGATATGCATGCATTAGCATAGTTCAGTGTTCTTTGTCTGCAGAGTTGCTGGAGGGTGCAAAGACATGTGCTCACCTTTGCACAGCTTGCAAAGAGAAAGCCTTTCTTGAACACGTCCAATGAGAGGACAGTATCTGAGGAAGATAGAGTGATAAAAATAGCACTGAGAGTCAGTGTAGATAAACATCTATCAAACCTGCTCAGCAGGTCAACAACATGAAGCTGAGATACCCCGATTGTGTCAGATCTGAATTCTTTCCACTCTGATTCCTCTAATGACAGCTTTCAATATCACTAATCCTGCCACAGGGTATGGAGCCTGCTGCTATATTTTTGCCTTTGGAAGATGTGTTATCTATGATTTACATAATCTAAATGAAAGAATCCAATGTTTAATATACAATCTTTACATTATTCTGTatgtttttcaatgttttttgtgtttcactcATTATTCTGTGTAAAGCACATTTGCAAGTTTGTTACAGGTGTGTTCTCCATAaataaagattgtttttttatttaacaatgataataataataataataataataataataacaataataatctgacacatacacacaggctgcaaataatgattattttcataatcaattaatcttCTAATTATTTAAGTTTAATGGGTTAAGACATTAAAAAGTGTGAAAAGTGTGAAACATTATCAACATTTCCCagagtgacatcttcaaattgcttagttcattttttatttttcatttctagTAACCAAAGTTTCTCCAAGTGGTGGAAAATCGACAGTAAATGCAGCACATAGACTGAAGAATGCCTGTTCTTCTTACATTAATAGTTGTTGTAGTGTTGTGTACATGTGTAAGGGAAAAAATATAGATTACAGATCTTTGAATGGGGCAAAGCACACTCGTTGCAGTACTGTGGAAACTTTCTGCCCTCTGGTGAGCAAACAAATGTACTGTGCCGTTTCAACATGCATCTTTATAAACATACActtgctgccctctgctggtgactGACCTGTGTGTCCATACAGGATCTGGCAACTGTTGGTGAGCAGCTCGAACACCTTCAGCTGGCAGCTGTTGGTGGCCACCACGATGTGGCTGTCGTCTTTACCCACAAACTTCACATCTAGCACCTCGTCATTGTAACCCACGAACTGTGAGAGgaagcacagaggaggagagtgtcAGTTAATATTATATACAGATAACTGTCGTGTTAGAGCAAACTGTATTAAgctaaaatatataataacattcaATTATTTTAACTTAAAAACTTTATCTACCTAGCCAACACTGGGACAGGGATGACTATTGTCTAAACATCTAAACAAGATGTCTAGTTATGGTTAAAAAAATAGTTCCAAAGCACAGCTTGTACTGATGTTAGGATGTGACCTGGCCATCAGCTGGACGTCCTAGCTATTTTGAAATATATCTGGCGGGATGATTCAGCTATTCTGTTAAAGTTTATGTACATAATGCGCATTCAGCACCTTGAGACATCCTAAAAACTAAAGTCAACTCTAATTCAAGTCCAAAACTCAAAGTTCTCACGGGAGTGGAAACCCTGATAATTTCTGGAAGATTTCTCTGAAGTCAAACTTCTCCGATgtgcaaacaaagacagaatGGATTAAGGCAAAAAACGATGAGACAGGAATATAATGTCTATATATGTGTGTCCTCATAacccacctgctgctgtgtggtgAGACCAGGCAGCTGGTAGAGCAGGATGTTGTGTTCTGCAGTGACTGTAGCCAGTCTGGAGGAGGCAGGCATGTGAAGGAGGTACATTAAACTGCGGGGGTCGTcgtccttctcttcctcctcctcctcagagacGGCTGTGAGGGTCTGGGTGTAGACACAACGCGCCGTGCTGGCCTCCCACACTCTCAGTACGCCTACAAAAGAGTAAGAGAGGAAGATGTAAtcgacagaaaacacagagacagtttAGTTGTTTTTGGACAATTCAAGAGCTGAACCTTTGCTGCCAGCTGTGATGAAATGCAAGTCTTTGCTCGTCACTCCGATCtcaaaaaaggttttattctGAGGCAGAACAACAACACTCTCCACAGCctggagacaaaacaacacacacagagattacGTTGCTTCAGTATGTTAGTTGTTTAAGGCATTGGAAATGTGCACCGTTTGAATATCTTCCAGGTTCCACAGTCTTACCTCATAGACCGGTACAGTTCTCTCGGCTTTCCGACCCTTCAGGTTCCACACTGTGCAGATCTTGTCTCTGCCAGAGCTACAAATAAACATCAGCACACAATGACACACGATGAACACACGGCTCTAAAGTAGGACAAAAGACAACAACCCATTTGTTGAGAGGCTGAGCTTACTGTACCTGACCATGGTGCCACCGTCGGAGCTGAAGCTGAGGGAGGTCACAGTGCTGTAGTGgctctgcagcacacacacacactgactggaGCGCAGGTCCCACATTCGAATGCCACAGtccagggaggaggagaagagctgCAGCCGGCTGATGTCTGGGTGGAACTGGACCAGGCTGTGAAGAGacagacatttattttgaagttatGGCTCTCGCTTTTCATTTAGATAGGGAGCTGAGCTTGTAAGCCAATGACTGCTTGGGGGTTTTGCCAAGATGACTGCTGAGAGGAAGGACTTGCCCTAAAATAGATATTATTCAAAGAGTTTCTTGTTAATAGATATCTGAACTTACTGTACAACCCCAGATGACCCTTTCAGGTTGTGGGTGCAATACTGCTTCACCACGTCCCAAAGCTTTATTGTGCCATCACACCCACCTGCATTAAAACAAGAAGACAAGCTCTGCAAACTGCACCATGTCTATGTAGCAGAGTTCAGGCAGaaacataaaagacaaaatgaatCCTGTAACTGCTGACCTGTGGCCAGGAGAGTTGAGGTGGAGTCAAAGGTCATGCTGGCTACAGGAACAGTGTGAATGGCCCTCCAGGAGCGCGTACACTCAGCTTGCCTCCAGTCCCACTGCTTGAGCAGCAGAGCTCGGCTGGCTGTTACCAGCAGCTGTGGTCGGTCAGAGAAGAGACGAAAAGACATACTAAGTAGTCTTATAAAGGCTGATGTGATGAATTCGCACCAAGACGTATGTCTGGCATGATAACTAAGGTGGTTTAAGTGTTTGTACCTCGTCGTCGCAGCTCAGTGCGAAAGATGTGATGTCCTCTTGATCATCCTGAAATGACAACACAGAAAGGTTCTTAGGATAATGAAAGGtgcaaaacacactttaaagtcatgagccttttatttgacattttcagaagattattttcatctttgtgcTTGATGTaaagtgagaaaaaacacaggagttCAAGTGACAAGGTGACATCGGATTTAGAGCaacaaaaaattattttcattatctttCTTTgaaagaaattgtgaaaaatgccaaTCAGGAGTTCCTCAAGGCTAAGTGGAGTGGAGTTAATTTGCTAAACCTATGAAAGGTTTGTTTAATAAATCAATCGAATAATTATCTAAACTGTTGCAGAATATTTAGGCGATCAATTATTTCAGTTCTCACGATATCACTAACAAACCAATaccataaatacataaatgattCAAAGTCAAAAAGCAAAAATTACAATGTAAAACTTACACATTACACgttatttttaatgcaatttttggCATCCATGTCAACGGGAAAATGTTAGAAACATCCCCCCCCAGCACCATTTTTTCCAAATAGGTGCTCTGTTGTTGGACATATTATAGCTGTTACTTTGGACTCACATGCTCCACACTGTGGACGATCTTCCCTGTGCTGATCTCCAAAACATTGACAC contains:
- the tbl3 gene encoding transducin beta-like protein 3, yielding MANINLQFKTNYAVSSKIEPFYKGGKVQISKDEKYIFCTCGSRVNVLEISTGKIVHSVEHDDQEDITSFALSCDDELLVTASRALLLKQWDWRQAECTRSWRAIHTVPVASMTFDSTSTLLATGGCDGTIKLWDVVKQYCTHNLKGSSGVVHLVQFHPDISRLQLFSSSLDCGIRMWDLRSSQCVCVLQSHYSTVTSLSFSSDGGTMVSSGRDKICTVWNLKGRKAERTVPVYEAVESVVVLPQNKTFFEIGVTSKDLHFITAGSKGVLRVWEASTARCVYTQTLTAVSEEEEEEKDDDPRSLMYLLHMPASSRLATVTAEHNILLYQLPGLTTQQQFVGYNDEVLDVKFVGKDDSHIVVATNSCQLKVFELLTNSCQILYGHTDTVLSLDVFKKGFLFASCAKDRSVRVWQMDSDSGQVHCVAQGSSHTNAVGTISCSRLKVSFVVSGSQDCTVKVWDLPADLSTTEADIHQLTPRATEKAHDKDVNSVAVSPNDKLLASGSQDRTAKLWSLAGEGNVGLLGVFRGHRRGVWAVCFSPVDQVLATSSADGTTKLWSLQDFSCLKTFEGHDASVLKVVFVSRGTQLLTSGSDGLVKLWTIKTNECVKTLDAHQDKVWGLHGSRKDDKMVTGSADSNIAVWLDVTDVELAEEQAKQEDQILKQQELSNLLHEKKYLKALGLAISLDQPHTVLTVIKAIRQVEDSSELLEKTLLKLRLDQKESLLRYCVVWNTNARNCQDAQAVLQVLLTHVPPEELLQYQGARAHLEGLIPYTERHMQRIGRLLQASMFLNYMWQKMRVAGAPSSMSQDEEMDTTPLGQPFFAIDKEKGMGSGDEEKRDGDDVDSGQDEDPNCPADEEDGDDEVSATKKASSNNGRMENGESTKTNGNHHSESEESSEEEDVEGDEKVETTEKVVKCLPVPSTPQCQTFAS